A genomic region of Chryseobacterium sp. KACC 21268 contains the following coding sequences:
- the secD gene encoding protein translocase subunit SecD, whose amino-acid sequence MQGKGLVTLVAIVLGLICLNELLPSFYANKIEKEARAVAGENSVKYQAELARLSKDTLNLGFTKLDYASAKQKEMKLGLDLKGGINVLLEINQRDLVNDLSNYSTNATLIEALNRTDKAQKNSSKQYIEDFFTQFDTVNQEKGTNLKLADPEIFGNTNLSEIKFNTPDDQVKNIIRKKIDASVGTAYEVLRTRIDKMGVTQPNVQRVPGTGRILVEMPGIKDIDRVKKMLQTSAKLQFWEVQLGPEVVPYFSQLDQLVKVKGDSIGVAKTTNLMNLIQMNSTPGNAVANVKLADTAVVNKLLNSDAAIKARPVNLKYTQFMWGYKPESTTSNSLVLYAIRGNISQNAPVDGAVESANINYDQLGRIVVDMQMDSQGARDWKAMTEKNNGKVVAVTLDNRVYTAPSVNSVIPDGRTQISGNFTQEEAKDLVDVLGAGKLPAGAKIVQADVVGPSLGAESINDGVMSFLIAFAVIIVYIIFYYGGAGVYAVIAMVINLFYIFGIMDSVDATLTLPGIAGIVLSMAMAVDANVIIYERTKEELFRGKSILEAYKDGFKHAISAIIDGHATTFITALILYIFGTGPIKGFAVTLMIGLVMTLFTSVLLSRVMIFSRLEKGKSLSVWTAPTKNLFRNTWIDFIGKRRYAYYFSAILMVISIASIAKNGFKFGIDFTGGRNYVVRFEKPVDAENIEAGIAKLMKTADGQNNIVEAKTFGNSSQLKITTDYLIDDESLAADQTVEQKIYEGIKSELPAGMTLADFKSADKGHAGIVSSTKVGPTVADDIQTHGMLAVAASLLGIFIYILVRFDKWQFSLGAVVGLFHDTVVILGVYSLFYKVMPFNMEINQDFIAAILTVIGYSINDTVIIFDRIREYLREKKALTLAGLFDDSISSTIGRTFNTSFTTILVILAIFIFGGDNLRGFMFCLLIGIGFGTYSSIFIASATAYDFLRGKKREDKVTGKSSISNAEIVE is encoded by the coding sequence ATGCAAGGAAAAGGACTCGTTACATTAGTTGCCATCGTTCTTGGATTAATTTGCCTCAATGAGCTTCTGCCTTCTTTCTATGCCAACAAAATAGAAAAGGAAGCAAGAGCAGTTGCCGGCGAAAATTCAGTGAAATATCAGGCTGAGCTCGCAAGACTTTCTAAAGACACCCTTAATCTAGGTTTTACAAAACTGGATTATGCGTCTGCTAAGCAGAAAGAAATGAAACTCGGACTGGATCTTAAAGGTGGTATCAACGTATTATTGGAGATCAACCAAAGAGATTTGGTAAATGATCTTAGTAATTACTCTACAAATGCTACTTTAATAGAAGCACTTAACAGAACAGACAAAGCACAGAAAAACTCAAGTAAGCAATACATCGAGGATTTCTTCACGCAGTTCGACACTGTTAATCAGGAAAAAGGAACCAACCTGAAACTTGCAGATCCTGAGATCTTCGGGAACACCAATCTTTCTGAGATTAAGTTCAACACACCGGATGATCAGGTAAAAAATATTATCAGAAAAAAAATCGATGCCTCTGTAGGAACGGCTTATGAAGTTCTTAGAACACGTATCGACAAAATGGGCGTGACGCAGCCAAACGTTCAGAGAGTTCCTGGAACTGGAAGAATCTTGGTGGAAATGCCAGGTATCAAAGATATCGACAGAGTTAAAAAAATGCTTCAGACTTCTGCAAAACTTCAGTTTTGGGAAGTACAACTAGGACCGGAAGTGGTTCCATATTTCTCTCAGCTGGATCAATTGGTTAAAGTGAAAGGCGATTCTATCGGTGTTGCAAAAACAACGAATCTGATGAACTTGATCCAGATGAATTCTACACCTGGAAATGCTGTTGCTAATGTAAAATTGGCTGATACAGCAGTTGTGAATAAATTACTTAACAGCGATGCTGCTATCAAAGCAAGACCTGTTAACTTGAAATACACCCAGTTTATGTGGGGTTACAAACCGGAATCTACAACTTCCAACAGTCTTGTTCTTTACGCGATCCGTGGGAACATCTCTCAGAATGCGCCAGTTGACGGTGCTGTAGAATCTGCAAACATCAACTATGACCAGTTGGGTCGTATCGTTGTAGATATGCAGATGGATTCTCAAGGTGCCCGTGACTGGAAAGCAATGACTGAGAAAAACAATGGAAAAGTGGTAGCGGTAACTTTGGACAACAGAGTTTACACGGCGCCTTCTGTAAACAGCGTGATCCCTGACGGTAGAACGCAGATCTCAGGAAACTTCACTCAGGAAGAAGCTAAGGATTTGGTAGATGTTTTAGGTGCTGGTAAATTGCCTGCAGGTGCAAAAATTGTACAGGCAGACGTTGTAGGTCCATCACTTGGAGCTGAATCTATCAACGATGGTGTGATGTCCTTCCTTATCGCATTTGCAGTAATTATTGTTTACATCATTTTCTACTACGGTGGTGCCGGCGTTTATGCGGTTATCGCAATGGTGATCAACTTATTCTACATCTTCGGAATTATGGATTCTGTAGATGCAACATTGACGCTTCCTGGTATCGCAGGTATCGTATTGTCTATGGCAATGGCGGTGGATGCGAACGTTATCATCTACGAAAGAACAAAAGAAGAACTCTTCCGTGGGAAAAGTATTCTGGAGGCTTACAAAGATGGTTTCAAACACGCAATCTCTGCAATTATTGATGGTCACGCGACTACTTTCATTACCGCATTGATTCTTTATATCTTCGGAACAGGACCTATCAAAGGGTTTGCAGTGACGTTGATGATTGGATTGGTGATGACATTGTTCACTTCTGTATTATTATCAAGAGTTATGATCTTCAGCAGACTGGAGAAAGGTAAATCTCTTTCTGTATGGACTGCTCCTACGAAGAATCTTTTCAGAAACACTTGGATCGATTTCATCGGGAAAAGAAGATACGCATATTATTTCTCTGCTATTTTGATGGTGATATCAATCGCTTCAATTGCAAAGAATGGTTTCAAATTCGGGATCGATTTTACAGGTGGACGTAACTATGTTGTGAGATTCGAAAAGCCGGTAGATGCAGAAAATATTGAAGCAGGTATTGCTAAATTGATGAAGACTGCAGACGGTCAAAACAATATTGTTGAGGCTAAAACTTTCGGAAACTCTTCTCAATTGAAAATCACAACCGATTATTTGATTGATGATGAATCTCTTGCAGCTGACCAGACTGTAGAGCAGAAAATATACGAAGGTATCAAATCCGAATTACCTGCTGGAATGACTTTAGCAGATTTCAAATCAGCGGACAAAGGACACGCAGGAATTGTATCTTCCACCAAAGTTGGACCTACTGTAGCAGATGATATTCAGACACACGGGATGCTAGCAGTCGCTGCTTCATTGCTAGGTATCTTTATTTATATCTTGGTAAGATTTGACAAATGGCAGTTCTCTCTTGGAGCAGTTGTTGGTTTGTTCCACGATACGGTGGTGATCCTTGGGGTTTACTCATTGTTCTACAAAGTAATGCCGTTCAACATGGAGATCAATCAGGATTTCATTGCGGCGATTCTTACCGTAATTGGATATTCCATCAATGATACGGTGATCATCTTCGATAGAATTAGAGAGTACCTACGTGAGAAAAAAGCATTGACACTTGCAGGATTATTCGATGACTCTATCTCTAGTACAATCGGTAGAACTTTCAACACTTCTTTCACAACGATTTTGGTGATCCTTGCGATCTTCATCTTTGGGGGAGATAACTTGAGAGGCTTTATGTTCTGTTTATTGATTGGTATTGGATTCGGTACTTACTCATCTATCTTTATCGCATCGGCTACGGCTTATGACTTCCTAAGAGGTAAGAAAAGAGAAGACAAAGTGACCGGAAAATCTTCTATCAGCAATGCTGAAATAGTAGAATAA
- a CDS encoding TCR/Tet family MFS transporter: MKTNQKSAAIGFIFITLLIDITGWGIIIPVVPKLIEELIHADISEAAKYGGWLSFAYAFIQFVFSPFVGNLSDKYGRRPVILLSLFGFSIDYIFLALAPSIWWLFVGRIIAGITGASITTASAYIADISNDEDRAKNFGMIGAAFGLGFIIGPVLGGVLGHYGARVPFYAAAVLCMINFIYGYFVLPESLSKENRREFSWKRANPIGSFKFLKRHPEISALTTALILIYIGGHAVQSNWSFYTMYRFSWDERMVGYSLGLVGLLVGLVQGVLIRWINPKIGDQKSIFYGLMLYAVGMLLYAFATEGWMMLVFTIPYCLGGICGPALQSIITKNIPSNEQGELQGALTSLMSATSIIGPPLMTQLFYYFTHKNAPFLFPGAPFLLAFLLFAVSIYFVSISFKGKKS; this comes from the coding sequence ATGAAAACAAATCAAAAATCTGCTGCCATTGGTTTCATCTTTATCACGCTGTTGATAGATATTACGGGTTGGGGAATCATCATTCCCGTGGTGCCGAAACTGATAGAAGAACTGATCCATGCAGACATCAGCGAGGCAGCGAAATATGGCGGCTGGCTGAGTTTTGCATACGCCTTTATCCAGTTTGTTTTCTCACCATTCGTAGGAAATCTGAGTGATAAATATGGACGAAGACCTGTGATCTTGCTGTCGCTTTTTGGCTTCTCCATCGATTATATTTTCCTGGCTTTGGCACCGAGTATCTGGTGGCTATTTGTTGGAAGGATCATTGCGGGGATCACCGGCGCAAGCATCACGACGGCGAGTGCTTACATTGCAGATATCTCTAATGATGAAGACCGTGCGAAGAACTTCGGAATGATTGGGGCGGCGTTTGGTCTTGGGTTTATCATCGGGCCTGTGTTGGGCGGTGTCTTAGGACATTATGGGGCGCGCGTTCCGTTCTATGCGGCGGCGGTCTTGTGTATGATCAATTTTATCTATGGCTATTTCGTGTTGCCGGAAAGTCTTAGCAAAGAAAACCGACGAGAGTTCAGCTGGAAACGCGCAAACCCGATCGGTTCTTTCAAATTCCTGAAAAGACATCCCGAAATCTCAGCCCTTACAACGGCTTTGATCCTGATCTATATTGGCGGACATGCGGTGCAAAGCAACTGGAGTTTTTACACAATGTACCGATTTAGTTGGGATGAGCGCATGGTAGGCTACTCACTAGGTTTAGTCGGTTTGCTGGTTGGTCTGGTACAAGGCGTTTTGATCCGGTGGATCAACCCAAAGATCGGTGACCAGAAAAGTATCTTTTATGGCTTGATGCTTTACGCGGTTGGAATGCTGTTGTATGCCTTTGCGACGGAAGGTTGGATGATGTTGGTCTTCACGATTCCTTATTGTTTGGGTGGGATCTGTGGTCCGGCATTGCAATCCATCATTACCAAGAATATTCCGTCCAACGAACAGGGTGAACTGCAAGGTGCGCTGACGAGTTTGATGAGCGCCACTTCTATCATTGGGCCACCATTGATGACACAGCTCTTTTATTACTTTACACACAAAAATGCGCCGTTTTTGTTTCCCGGTGCGCCATTTCTTTTAGCATTCTTGTTGTTTGCGGTGAGTATTTATTTTGTTTCGATTAGCTTTAAGGGGAAGAAATCTTAA
- a CDS encoding chloride channel protein, with translation MKRQKVQAHNYFKLITSSLFIAIIASFLALSLKNITEYCQEHLFEFAEKNNSYLFIILPTVGITTIYFLRKYLFKNRKNKGITEIYKTVDQRKDHLPFFKIPSHYFNGFLTVIFGGSTGIEVSTVVATATVGNSVYEKEFAANVYKLELICAGVVAGVGVLFGNPLVGFLFALEVIARKFSKTLLISCSASALLSWLFLYFFPSTSLISLPVTEWHWVAIPFMVVLSLLSGTLSVYFTFLVIKMKEFFSGINNNFIRVNLGALAVGTLICIFPFLYGESYYSLNELIDHPQSYSLLFLFALILLKPLASSLTLGAGGDGGVFAPSIVVGAYLGLAFAIACNTFFGTSLILINFVLIGIAATLSAAIYAPFTALILTCSLVPNGYALFFPILLGCILAQKTAQRILPYNVYTYAPKA, from the coding sequence ATGAAAAGACAAAAAGTACAGGCGCACAATTATTTCAAATTGATCACATCATCATTATTCATCGCAATCATTGCTTCTTTTCTGGCGCTTTCTCTTAAAAATATTACAGAATATTGCCAGGAACACCTCTTCGAATTTGCGGAGAAAAACAATTCCTATCTCTTCATCATTCTTCCAACAGTCGGGATCACGACCATTTATTTTTTAAGAAAATACCTTTTCAAAAACAGAAAGAACAAAGGCATTACAGAGATCTACAAAACCGTAGATCAGCGGAAAGACCATCTGCCTTTCTTCAAAATTCCATCCCACTACTTCAATGGCTTTTTGACCGTCATCTTCGGTGGGTCAACAGGCATCGAGGTTTCAACCGTTGTAGCGACGGCGACCGTCGGTAATTCGGTTTATGAGAAAGAGTTTGCCGCAAATGTCTATAAGTTGGAATTGATTTGTGCTGGCGTCGTGGCTGGCGTTGGCGTGCTTTTCGGAAATCCATTGGTTGGTTTTCTGTTTGCTTTGGAAGTGATCGCGAGGAAATTCAGTAAGACTTTGCTCATCAGTTGTTCTGCTTCGGCCTTGTTGTCGTGGTTGTTCCTATACTTTTTCCCTTCCACTTCTTTGATCAGTTTACCCGTTACAGAATGGCATTGGGTAGCGATTCCATTTATGGTTGTTCTAAGTTTACTCAGCGGAACTCTGTCGGTCTATTTCACGTTCTTGGTCATCAAAATGAAGGAATTCTTTTCTGGGATCAACAACAATTTTATCAGAGTCAATCTAGGTGCTTTGGCAGTTGGAACTTTGATCTGTATTTTCCCATTCCTGTATGGTGAAAGTTACTATTCTTTGAATGAATTGATTGATCATCCACAAAGTTATTCACTGCTGTTCCTTTTTGCTTTGATCTTGCTGAAGCCATTGGCCTCATCTCTCACCTTAGGTGCTGGTGGCGACGGTGGCGTTTTTGCACCGAGCATTGTTGTGGGTGCCTACTTGGGATTAGCGTTTGCCATCGCATGCAACACTTTTTTCGGGACGTCTTTGATCTTGATCAATTTTGTTTTGATAGGCATCGCCGCCACATTATCTGCCGCAATCTACGCACCTTTCACCGCATTGATCCTGACCTGCAGTCTGGTTCCAAACGGTTACGCTCTGTTCTTCCCTATTTTATTAGGATGTATTCTTGCTCAGAAAACAGCGCAAAGAATTTTGCCTTACAACGTGTACACCTACGCTCCGAAAGCTTAA
- a CDS encoding twin-arginine translocase TatA/TatE family subunit, translating to MELSIGEMLMIALAIVVLFGPDKLPEIARGLGEGVRKMRGAVDDIKTEIMKEADNPLSDIKKEIDNVKKSAQDYNPLADSKTETFINEETPKKIDLSEDDSHEGPVSR from the coding sequence ATGGAATTGAGTATTGGTGAAATGCTGATGATTGCTTTGGCGATCGTTGTTTTATTTGGTCCCGATAAATTACCCGAAATCGCAAGAGGTTTGGGCGAAGGTGTGCGCAAAATGCGTGGTGCCGTGGACGATATCAAAACCGAAATAATGAAAGAAGCGGACAATCCCCTTTCCGATATCAAAAAAGAAATTGATAACGTGAAGAAGTCTGCCCAAGATTACAATCCGCTGGCTGATAGTAAAACAGAAACTTTCATTAATGAAGAAACGCCAAAGAAAATCGATCTCTCTGAAGATGATTCTCACGAAGGACCAGTAAGCCGATAA
- a CDS encoding phosphatase PAP2 family protein, with protein sequence MNGLIEKDQQLLLFLNGLGNSAFDPFWLTVTGKWFWIPFYAILLYLLYKSFPLKKLLFVLIFITIGITISDQLAGIFKHGIARYRPCHTDSLIAHMRLVICGGNYGFYSSHASNSFFLFSFLTILIGKKYKYLPYILFVWATIVSYSRIYLGVHFPLDIAFGAAVGFLLGGVLANLAERVVYKQTAI encoded by the coding sequence ATGAACGGATTGATCGAAAAAGACCAGCAGCTTCTACTTTTCCTCAATGGACTGGGCAATTCTGCCTTTGATCCTTTTTGGCTCACGGTTACCGGAAAATGGTTTTGGATTCCGTTTTATGCTATTTTACTCTATTTACTCTACAAAAGTTTTCCGCTTAAGAAATTACTTTTTGTTTTAATTTTTATTACCATCGGAATTACAATTTCTGACCAGTTGGCGGGAATTTTCAAACATGGGATTGCAAGATACAGACCTTGCCACACGGATTCGTTAATTGCGCATATGCGGCTGGTGATTTGCGGTGGTAATTACGGATTCTATTCTTCACACGCTTCCAATTCATTTTTCCTGTTCAGTTTTCTCACCATTCTGATAGGAAAGAAATACAAATATCTGCCTTACATTTTGTTCGTTTGGGCAACTATAGTTTCTTATAGCCGAATCTATCTAGGCGTTCATTTTCCTTTGGATATTGCGTTTGGTGCTGCGGTTGGTTTCCTTTTAGGTGGTGTTTTGGCGAATTTGGCAGAGAGAGTTGTTTACAAACAAACTGCGATTTAA
- a CDS encoding 23S rRNA (pseudouridine(1915)-N(3))-methyltransferase RlmH: protein MRINLICIGKTDDKEIISLIKYYLPRIPKHWNFELIEMPDIKNAKNLTPDQLKKEEAKLFLSQMESSELVILLDEKGKQFTSREFSEKIDFWMGSSVKKVNILIGGAYGFSEEMYQRSNEKISLSKMTFTHQMIRLFFVEQIYRAATILQGKPYHND, encoded by the coding sequence ATGCGTATTAATTTGATCTGCATTGGGAAAACGGATGACAAAGAAATCATTTCTCTCATCAAATATTATCTTCCCAGAATCCCGAAACACTGGAATTTCGAACTTATCGAGATGCCTGATATTAAGAATGCTAAAAACCTCACGCCTGACCAGTTGAAGAAAGAGGAGGCCAAATTATTCCTAAGTCAAATGGAGTCTTCTGAACTCGTCATTCTTCTAGACGAGAAAGGAAAGCAATTCACAAGCCGCGAATTCTCTGAGAAAATTGATTTCTGGATGGGAAGTTCCGTGAAGAAAGTTAATATATTAATTGGTGGCGCCTATGGTTTTTCGGAAGAAATGTATCAAAGGTCAAATGAAAAAATCTCATTATCCAAAATGACTTTCACGCATCAGATGATCCGCTTATTTTTCGTGGAACAGATCTACAGAGCTGCAACTATTTTGCAAGGGAAGCCTTATCATAATGATTAG
- a CDS encoding YihY/virulence factor BrkB family protein, with product MAKKIQRFFLNIKNFFDGIHIPVLGISLWKMFSIYSDAIFKNPLGRQAASISWNFFLSLFPMILFFLSVLPFMPHYDKLQFYIFEVLMPRVFPSHMQSDVTSYIQESIIPNMKSISNLTILLSFVFATNGCFTLINGFNRNTELSRTFVKEYLLAMLVTICFLTLVCISIFGIYYSEVVLKLYTPTYDITWFTKNLTKIISFVSFPIFYFALLTLFYWVGCLKITRIREAFPGAILTTVLFVLLTYFFAIYVSNIARYNVLYGSIGSIILVMVWVNVNVFLVLMGNELNLAIKKVKLEKIVRDEMRTLNGF from the coding sequence ATGGCAAAAAAAATACAGCGTTTTTTCCTTAATATCAAAAACTTTTTCGACGGGATTCATATTCCGGTTTTGGGAATTTCTTTGTGGAAAATGTTCTCGATCTATTCCGATGCGATTTTCAAAAATCCTTTGGGGAGACAGGCTGCGAGTATTTCCTGGAACTTTTTTCTGAGTCTTTTTCCGATGATTTTGTTCTTCTTGTCCGTTTTGCCGTTTATGCCTCATTATGATAAGCTTCAGTTTTATATTTTCGAAGTTTTGATGCCCAGAGTTTTCCCTTCTCATATGCAGAGCGATGTCACGAGTTACATTCAGGAAAGCATCATTCCCAATATGAAATCGATTAGTAATCTTACAATTCTACTGTCTTTCGTTTTTGCGACCAATGGTTGTTTTACTTTGATTAATGGTTTTAATAGAAATACAGAACTCTCCAGAACTTTTGTGAAAGAATATCTTCTGGCGATGCTGGTGACGATATGTTTTCTCACACTCGTGTGTATTTCGATTTTTGGAATCTACTACAGCGAGGTTGTTTTGAAACTTTATACGCCGACTTATGACATCACTTGGTTTACGAAAAACCTTACCAAAATTATCAGTTTCGTTTCTTTTCCGATATTTTATTTTGCGCTGCTAACTTTATTTTACTGGGTTGGCTGCTTGAAGATCACAAGAATCAGAGAAGCGTTTCCTGGCGCAATTTTGACAACAGTTTTGTTTGTTTTGCTGACTTATTTCTTTGCAATTTATGTTTCTAATATTGCCCGTTACAATGTGCTTTACGGATCCATCGGTTCCATTATTTTGGTAATGGTCTGGGTGAACGTGAATGTGTTTTTGGTTTTAATGGGAAATGAACTTAATCTCGCTATCAAAAAAGTGAAGTTGGAAAAGATAGTTCGGGATGAGATGCGGACTCTCAATGGATTTTAA